Proteins from a single region of Dyadobacter fanqingshengii:
- the trmB gene encoding tRNA (guanosine(46)-N7)-methyltransferase TrmB, which translates to MTRRKLEHYQFSAQAANVIEAGKPLYTQIKGHWNQLYFENNKPIIVELACGKGEYTVGLGKQFPEKNFIGMDIKGDRIARGSLVATEHGLTNVAFLRAGIQYADEFFDESELSEIWLIHPDPQVRDRDENKRLTNPTFLSRYARYLKPGGMFYLKTDSTFLYEYTLEKLSESDQFKLIEHTDHLYESPLHDEHYGVKTHYEGIFVSKGYTIKYIKAVVL; encoded by the coding sequence ATGACAAGAAGAAAATTAGAACACTACCAGTTTAGTGCCCAGGCGGCAAATGTAATTGAGGCGGGAAAACCATTATATACGCAAATCAAAGGCCATTGGAACCAGTTATACTTTGAGAATAACAAGCCTATCATTGTCGAGCTCGCATGCGGAAAGGGCGAATATACAGTGGGGTTAGGGAAGCAATTTCCGGAAAAGAATTTTATAGGAATGGACATTAAAGGTGATCGCATTGCCAGAGGCAGTCTGGTCGCAACGGAGCATGGTCTCACTAATGTCGCTTTTTTAAGGGCAGGAATTCAGTATGCGGACGAGTTTTTCGATGAAAGCGAGCTGAGTGAGATCTGGCTGATCCATCCGGACCCGCAGGTAAGGGACCGGGATGAGAACAAAAGACTTACAAATCCCACATTCCTTTCGCGTTACGCCAGGTATTTGAAGCCGGGTGGAATGTTTTATCTCAAAACAGACAGCACGTTTCTATACGAATATACCCTGGAAAAGCTGAGCGAATCGGATCAATTCAAATTGATTGAACATACCGATCACCTTTACGAATCCCCATTACATGATGAACATTATGGAGTGAAAACACATTATGAAGGTATTTTCGTCTCGAAGGGATACACAATAAAATACATTAAGGCAGTGGTCCTGTAA
- the gap gene encoding type I glyceraldehyde-3-phosphate dehydrogenase, with the protein MSKVKVAINGFGRIGRLVYRQIYNMEGIDIVAINDLTSPKVLAHLLKYDTAQGRFDADVKSTDNSVVVNGENIVIYAQRDPSQIPWGSHDVDVVLECTGFFTSQESASAHIKAGAKKVVISAPATGDLKTIVFNVNHDILDGSETIISGASCTTNCLAPMAQVLEEKFGIVNGLMTTIHAYTNDQNTQDSPHPKGDLRRARAAAQNIVPNSTGAAKAIGLVLPALKGKLDGSAQRVPTLTGSLTELTVILGKETSVEEINAAMKDASNESYGYTEDEIVSSDIIGISYGSLFDATQTRVQKVGDTQIVRTVAWYDNEMSYVSQLVRTVYYFAGLIGK; encoded by the coding sequence ATGTCGAAAGTAAAAGTTGCTATCAATGGATTTGGCCGCATTGGCCGTCTGGTTTATCGTCAGATTTATAATATGGAAGGCATCGATATAGTTGCTATCAATGACCTTACCAGCCCAAAAGTATTGGCTCACCTGCTTAAATATGACACTGCACAAGGCCGTTTTGATGCTGATGTGAAGTCTACTGACAATTCAGTCGTTGTGAATGGTGAAAACATTGTCATTTACGCACAGCGTGACCCTTCACAAATTCCCTGGGGATCACATGATGTAGATGTTGTTCTGGAATGTACAGGTTTCTTTACAAGCCAGGAGTCTGCAAGTGCCCACATTAAAGCTGGTGCGAAAAAAGTGGTTATCTCCGCTCCTGCAACCGGCGATCTTAAAACAATTGTGTTCAATGTCAACCATGACATTCTGGACGGCTCGGAAACAATTATCAGCGGTGCTTCTTGTACAACCAATTGTCTTGCGCCAATGGCACAGGTGTTGGAAGAGAAATTCGGCATTGTAAATGGTTTAATGACAACCATCCACGCATATACAAACGATCAGAATACACAAGATTCTCCACACCCAAAAGGAGATTTGAGAAGAGCCCGTGCAGCTGCACAGAACATTGTTCCTAACAGCACCGGTGCTGCAAAAGCAATCGGACTTGTTCTTCCTGCTTTGAAAGGTAAATTGGATGGATCTGCACAACGTGTACCAACATTGACTGGTTCATTAACCGAATTAACGGTTATCCTTGGCAAAGAGACTTCCGTGGAAGAGATCAATGCTGCAATGAAAGATGCATCGAACGAAAGCTACGGATATACTGAGGACGAAATCGTAAGCAGCGATATCATCGGCATCAGCTACGGATCGCTATTTGACGCTACACAAACAAGAGTGCAGAAAGTAGGTGATACACAGATCGTTAGAACCGTGGCTTGGTATGACAATGAAATGTCATATGTGTCTCAATTGGTAAGAACAGTTTACTACTTCGCAGGCTTGATCGGCAAGTAA
- a CDS encoding 2,3,4,5-tetrahydropyridine-2,6-dicarboxylate N-succinyltransferase — protein sequence MFIAEKIESYWSDRELLKDPASVNYIKDVIEEVDKGRLRVAEPQEDGSWKVNEALKKAIILYFPIQQMSVSEVGIFEYHDKMKLKTGYDKLGVRVVPPAVARYGAYISKGVVLMPSYVNIGAYIDEGTMVDTWATVGSCAQIGKNVHLSGGVGIGGVLEPVQAAPVIIEDGAFIGSRCIVVEGAHIGKRAVLGAGVTITGSSKIIDVTGSEPVEYKGFVPADSVVIPGTLPKEFAAGTYHVPCALIIGKRKASTDLKTSLNDALRENNVTV from the coding sequence ATGTTTATTGCAGAAAAGATTGAGTCTTATTGGTCAGATCGGGAATTATTAAAGGATCCTGCTTCGGTGAATTACATTAAGGATGTCATTGAAGAGGTTGATAAAGGCCGTCTTCGTGTAGCCGAACCGCAAGAAGACGGCTCCTGGAAAGTAAATGAGGCGTTGAAAAAGGCTATTATCCTGTACTTTCCTATTCAACAGATGTCTGTTAGTGAAGTTGGCATTTTTGAATACCACGATAAAATGAAATTGAAGACCGGCTATGATAAGCTGGGCGTGAGAGTCGTGCCTCCGGCAGTTGCTCGCTATGGCGCCTACATATCAAAAGGCGTTGTGCTCATGCCATCATACGTTAACATTGGTGCCTATATAGATGAAGGCACAATGGTTGACACCTGGGCAACTGTCGGCAGCTGCGCGCAGATCGGCAAGAATGTCCACCTGAGTGGTGGCGTAGGAATCGGCGGTGTATTGGAGCCTGTACAAGCTGCTCCTGTCATCATTGAAGATGGAGCATTCATAGGATCCCGCTGTATTGTTGTAGAAGGCGCCCACATTGGAAAGAGAGCAGTTTTGGGGGCGGGCGTTACCATTACAGGCAGTTCGAAAATCATTGATGTGACAGGCAGCGAGCCAGTTGAGTATAAGGGTTTCGTTCCGGCGGATTCTGTGGTTATCCCTGGCACACTTCCAAAAGAATTTGCGGCTGGAACCTATCACGTTCCCTGCGCATTGATCATTGGAAAGCGCAAAGCAAGCACAGATTTGAAAACATCCTTAAACGATGCACTGCGTGAAAACAATGTAACAGTTTAA
- a CDS encoding helix-turn-helix transcriptional regulator — protein sequence MDLNDKIKQILTDKNISPSLFADEIGIQRSSMSHILAGRNKPSLDIVQKIVKRFPELGTSWILDDEDLPQISADFSGDNRSGQYPTSDGAANSFSASSKSNTKRDANRFRPSANAPITAGGLMQSRRIEKILIFYSDGTFEEVKPA from the coding sequence ATGGATTTAAATGACAAGATTAAACAGATATTAACCGATAAAAATATATCTCCATCGTTGTTTGCAGATGAGATCGGCATTCAACGATCCAGCATGTCCCACATTCTCGCAGGTCGGAATAAGCCAAGCCTGGATATCGTACAGAAGATTGTCAAACGCTTCCCGGAACTCGGGACGAGCTGGATACTGGACGACGAAGACTTGCCACAAATTTCAGCCGACTTCTCTGGTGATAATAGATCGGGGCAATATCCGACTTCAGATGGAGCAGCAAATTCGTTTTCAGCTAGCTCAAAATCCAACACAAAACGAGATGCAAATCGTTTTAGACCAAGTGCAAATGCACCAATCACAGCAGGGGGACTGATGCAAAGCAGACGAATTGAAAAGATATTAATTTTTTATTCGGATGGGACGTTTGAAGAGGTCAAACCAGCTTAG
- a CDS encoding gliding motility-associated C-terminal domain-containing protein: MVVFLPLIGIADHIVGGELLMRPQGNPGIFEVTLIQFWDKNNLQEPTPDGNGNRDEFAELFIYRKRDNQFKQQVRVRYISTEIIPYQNKACANLRSLNTVIGTYKGNVTLSEQDYNDPDGYYIVWERCCRNSDINNIKLPGDMGMVFYLEFPPVTTKNDSPVFSSPNGQYICSNRSFSMNMSASDRDGDQLRYSLATPLRGYTSPNLINGNSAPKSGYPLVSWENGISLANSIPGPNPLAIDNTGKLTVTANKLGLYVFAIQVEEFRNGKKIGLVRRDFQLLVIDCNDDQPEQPVIMMNATPVKEVLFCPERPVTLETESSQDWAYQWQRNGLNIPGAVAATIAVNDTGVYSVVKSYTKKCSRDTSSLMVTVALAPPIEATITADKRVICEGEVANLVANGGTVPDGLVISWNRDNNLLKEKQATLEVKDQGSYLLKISNEETGCSGSDTLLVTKETISVSLPARKGVIEGSKVTLSPVVSPLEPTYKYSWSPPDGLVSANDVRDAIVGPLADTRYTITVESVNGCQAQASTDVFVIDKMHIPTSFTPNNDGHNDSFEIYNAKDQILEMRIYNRWGELIYASKGYSVPWNGTYKNKTPVPAGSYPYVIKTAEQSLNGTIMLLK; encoded by the coding sequence ATGGTAGTATTTCTTCCATTGATTGGCATTGCTGATCATATTGTTGGCGGAGAGCTACTTATGCGTCCGCAAGGAAATCCGGGGATATTTGAGGTTACGCTGATCCAATTCTGGGATAAGAACAATTTGCAGGAACCAACGCCGGATGGCAACGGTAACAGGGACGAATTTGCGGAGCTTTTTATCTATCGAAAGCGGGACAACCAGTTCAAACAGCAGGTCCGGGTCCGCTATATTTCTACGGAAATTATCCCATATCAAAATAAGGCTTGTGCAAACCTGAGATCGTTGAACACGGTAATCGGCACCTATAAAGGCAATGTGACGCTGTCTGAGCAGGACTATAATGATCCCGATGGCTATTACATTGTTTGGGAAAGGTGCTGCCGTAACTCGGACATCAATAATATCAAGCTGCCCGGTGATATGGGAATGGTCTTTTATCTTGAATTTCCACCCGTCACGACCAAAAATGACTCTCCGGTTTTTTCGTCGCCTAATGGGCAGTATATATGTAGCAATCGGTCATTTTCGATGAATATGTCTGCTTCGGATCGGGACGGTGATCAGCTGCGCTATTCCCTGGCGACGCCTTTGCGGGGTTATACTTCGCCTAATCTGATCAATGGTAACAGCGCGCCGAAGTCTGGTTATCCCCTGGTTTCCTGGGAAAATGGCATCTCCCTTGCTAACTCAATTCCCGGGCCAAATCCGCTGGCTATTGATAACACTGGGAAACTTACGGTTACGGCCAACAAATTAGGCTTATATGTGTTTGCAATTCAGGTGGAAGAGTTTAGAAATGGCAAAAAAATTGGTCTGGTCAGAAGGGATTTCCAACTCCTGGTGATCGATTGCAATGATGACCAGCCGGAGCAGCCTGTGATTATGATGAATGCAACGCCGGTCAAAGAAGTTTTGTTTTGTCCGGAACGGCCGGTCACGCTGGAAACCGAGAGCTCGCAGGACTGGGCTTATCAATGGCAGCGCAACGGCCTGAACATCCCCGGCGCAGTTGCCGCGACCATAGCCGTGAACGACACAGGCGTTTATTCAGTCGTGAAAAGCTATACCAAGAAATGTTCGCGGGATACGTCCTCCCTTATGGTGACCGTCGCGCTTGCTCCGCCGATTGAAGCCACTATTACGGCTGATAAGCGTGTTATTTGCGAAGGAGAAGTGGCCAACTTGGTAGCTAATGGAGGAACTGTCCCTGATGGCCTCGTGATTTCCTGGAACAGGGACAATAATCTATTAAAAGAGAAGCAAGCAACGCTTGAAGTGAAAGACCAGGGATCCTATTTGCTCAAAATTTCAAATGAAGAAACCGGATGCTCAGGTTCAGATACGTTACTCGTAACAAAAGAAACCATTTCGGTATCGCTGCCGGCAAGGAAGGGCGTTATTGAGGGGTCAAAAGTTACACTTTCGCCGGTGGTCAGTCCTCTGGAACCCACGTATAAGTATTCCTGGTCGCCACCGGATGGCTTGGTTTCGGCAAATGATGTTCGTGATGCAATTGTGGGGCCGCTTGCTGATACACGTTACACCATTACGGTCGAGTCGGTGAATGGCTGTCAAGCTCAGGCTTCAACCGACGTATTTGTGATAGACAAAATGCATATACCAACCTCCTTTACGCCCAATAATGATGGGCATAATGACAGTTTTGAAATATATAATGCCAAAGATCAGATCTTGGAAATGCGGATTTATAACCGCTGGGGCGAGCTCATATATGCTTCAAAGGGTTACTCCGTACCATGGAACGGAACATACAAGAATAAAACACCTGTTCCTGCCGGAAGTTATCCCTACGTTATTAAAACGGCTGAGCAAAGCCTGAATGGCACTATTATGCTTTTGAAATGA
- a CDS encoding SusC/RagA family TonB-linked outer membrane protein — protein MNEIRQSKLGTCLRLFGKIALSQILIGTALTDISEAGNVPNLFPNHIAPKADRSVKGKVADDKGIGLPGVSVILKGSSTGTVTDSEGSYNLNIPESGENVLVFSFVGYVPKEINVGNQSSVNVELLVDTRALEEVVVVGYGTQRKRDITSAVSVISMEDIGEVPKSNVTRMLQGQAPGVIIKQKSGTPGQQFEVKVRGISSLGAGSDPLYVIDGFPVGTSAGQNLNPNDIETISILKDAAATAIYGARGSNGVVLITTKAAKEGKTSLNISVDYGIQNVPEGRKTKVLNGQDFAQFKREVFIGRYVLANKKQPEETDIPIDFRNPQDTKYSTNWFDLILHNNAPYKDVNLTLSSGKGPIKSVLSAGYYKEDGALQYTGYDRASLRTNLAGEVNKFITIGMNIAGSYSRSSLSSTDGRNAQVGLTLISDPRYPAYDEQGELIPYYNGVGDIFGFPNPLYMLKNIKRNRNIADVLASGYVELNIAKGLRFRSSVNAKINYNSYKEYVPSTIGLPVQTGTNGAPPRIATERDDSEELKNYAADQVLTYTPTLGKDHALEATVGYSAQQEVVKGLYGSGNTFPDDLAPFLGNATIRSSNSMERKWTMIAYIARLNYSFRDKYLFSATFRREGSSRFSEGHKFGNFPAVSLGWRLSEESFIPKASWLTDLKLRGSWGMTGNNTYRVSANNNFGVAQNAGDDGNYESLSFLGVNNYIFNNSLASGKSVTRFANPELTWETSNQLDIGFDLATFDNRLVFTAEYYKKITDDMLLGYSIPAVSGFTSTLKNLGKVQNQGIELAATYRIKVGQVNLRTNANITFNRNKVLAIRGQNDFILQGSQYGGYNIQQVGRPIGMIFGYRKLGIFNTQAEIDAAPLQEGAVPGAMKFADLHGAADGGPDGIVSYDTKDMTEIGNPNPKFNWAWTVGADYKRFDVSVLLMGAYKYDIYRNIEASTMNMDGVFNVLEKAKDRWRSPENPGSNPNAKNSQGGTDYFKWSRESSERYVYDGTHMWIKNVTIGYTLPNVKGILSDARIFVNAANLLLVTKYPGNNPDAGVRGGTELNNDDESYPVPRTFSAGLKLNF, from the coding sequence ATGAATGAAATTCGACAATCAAAACTGGGCACTTGTTTGCGGCTATTTGGGAAAATAGCATTGAGCCAGATCCTGATTGGTACAGCCCTTACCGACATTTCGGAAGCAGGAAACGTACCAAACCTTTTCCCCAATCACATTGCGCCGAAAGCAGACCGTTCGGTGAAGGGTAAAGTGGCCGACGACAAAGGAATCGGCCTGCCTGGTGTTAGCGTTATACTGAAAGGATCCAGCACCGGAACGGTGACGGATTCGGAGGGAAGCTATAACCTGAACATCCCCGAATCCGGAGAAAATGTCTTAGTCTTTTCCTTCGTCGGGTACGTACCAAAGGAAATAAATGTGGGAAATCAGTCTTCGGTAAATGTGGAATTGCTGGTGGACACCAGAGCGCTGGAAGAAGTAGTCGTGGTTGGTTACGGAACGCAGCGCAAGCGCGATATTACATCTGCAGTATCGGTTATCAGCATGGAAGACATTGGCGAAGTGCCCAAGTCCAACGTAACGCGGATGCTGCAGGGACAAGCACCGGGTGTTATCATCAAACAAAAAAGTGGGACACCGGGACAGCAGTTTGAAGTAAAAGTGCGTGGTATCAGCTCATTAGGGGCGGGAAGTGATCCATTATATGTCATTGACGGTTTCCCGGTCGGCACATCGGCAGGGCAGAACCTTAACCCTAACGACATTGAAACCATTTCCATCCTGAAAGATGCTGCCGCAACGGCCATTTATGGTGCACGTGGTTCTAATGGTGTAGTGCTTATCACGACGAAAGCAGCGAAGGAAGGTAAAACCAGCCTCAACATTTCCGTCGACTACGGTATCCAAAATGTGCCGGAAGGCAGGAAAACGAAGGTGCTGAACGGGCAGGATTTTGCCCAGTTCAAGCGGGAAGTTTTTATCGGACGCTATGTTTTGGCAAATAAAAAGCAACCCGAAGAAACCGATATCCCCATTGATTTTCGTAATCCGCAGGATACCAAATATTCAACGAACTGGTTTGACCTGATTCTCCATAACAATGCACCTTACAAGGACGTTAACCTGACATTATCGTCTGGAAAAGGCCCGATAAAATCCGTGCTCTCCGCGGGTTATTATAAAGAAGACGGCGCATTGCAGTACACAGGCTACGACCGTGCCTCTTTGCGGACTAACCTTGCGGGCGAAGTGAACAAGTTCATTACCATTGGAATGAACATTGCGGGAAGTTACTCCCGGTCCAGTCTGTCCAGCACCGATGGTCGTAATGCGCAAGTAGGGTTAACACTGATCAGCGATCCCCGTTATCCGGCGTATGATGAGCAAGGTGAATTGATCCCTTATTACAATGGTGTGGGCGACATTTTTGGATTTCCAAATCCGCTTTATATGCTCAAAAACATCAAAAGGAACCGGAACATTGCCGATGTGCTCGCCAGCGGTTATGTTGAATTGAACATTGCAAAAGGCCTTAGATTCCGGTCTTCTGTAAATGCGAAGATCAATTACAACAGCTACAAGGAATATGTGCCCTCCACGATCGGTTTACCTGTGCAAACGGGAACGAACGGCGCGCCTCCGCGTATCGCTACCGAACGGGATGATTCGGAAGAGTTGAAAAACTATGCTGCTGACCAGGTTCTGACTTACACGCCGACACTCGGAAAAGATCACGCGCTGGAAGCAACAGTCGGCTATTCTGCTCAGCAGGAAGTTGTAAAAGGGTTGTACGGATCCGGTAACACATTCCCGGATGACTTAGCGCCATTCCTGGGCAATGCAACCATTCGTTCTTCCAATTCTATGGAAAGAAAATGGACCATGATTGCCTATATCGCCAGGTTAAACTATTCATTCAGAGACAAGTATCTGTTTTCTGCCACATTCCGGCGGGAAGGCAGTTCCAGGTTCAGTGAAGGGCACAAATTCGGCAATTTCCCTGCTGTCTCCTTAGGTTGGAGGCTTTCGGAAGAATCATTTATACCAAAAGCTTCCTGGCTCACCGACCTGAAATTGAGAGGAAGCTGGGGTATGACCGGGAACAACACCTATCGCGTGAGCGCCAACAACAACTTTGGTGTAGCTCAAAACGCAGGTGACGATGGAAATTACGAGAGTTTGTCATTCCTTGGCGTGAACAACTACATTTTCAACAACTCTTTGGCCTCTGGAAAATCGGTGACACGCTTCGCCAACCCCGAGCTGACCTGGGAAACTTCCAATCAGCTGGACATTGGTTTCGATTTGGCGACTTTTGACAACAGGCTGGTTTTCACGGCAGAGTATTACAAAAAGATCACGGATGACATGTTGCTTGGTTACAGCATTCCAGCAGTATCAGGATTCACTTCAACCCTGAAAAACCTCGGTAAGGTGCAAAATCAAGGCATTGAACTTGCGGCAACTTACCGTATCAAAGTGGGACAGGTTAACCTGAGAACCAACGCCAACATTACATTCAACCGCAATAAAGTGCTGGCGATCAGAGGACAAAACGACTTTATCTTGCAAGGAAGCCAGTATGGCGGCTACAACATTCAGCAAGTGGGTCGTCCGATCGGGATGATTTTCGGTTACCGTAAGCTGGGCATTTTCAATACGCAGGCTGAAATTGATGCGGCCCCGTTGCAGGAAGGTGCGGTGCCGGGCGCTATGAAATTCGCGGATCTACACGGTGCAGCGGACGGTGGGCCAGACGGAATTGTTTCTTACGATACAAAAGACATGACCGAAATTGGCAACCCAAACCCCAAATTCAACTGGGCATGGACCGTGGGTGCCGATTACAAGCGGTTTGATGTGAGCGTGTTGCTGATGGGTGCTTACAAATATGACATTTACCGGAATATCGAAGCATCTACAATGAATATGGACGGCGTTTTCAATGTGTTGGAAAAAGCAAAAGACAGATGGAGATCTCCCGAAAATCCGGGCTCAAACCCCAATGCTAAAAATTCGCAGGGTGGAACGGATTATTTCAAATGGTCGCGCGAGAGCAGCGAGCGTTATGTATACGACGGCACGCATATGTGGATCAAAAACGTAACGATTGGCTATACGCTTCCTAACGTGAAAGGCATTCTTTCAGATGCACGGATATTCGTGAATGCGGCCAACTTGCTTCTTGTGACCAAATATCCAGGAAACAACCCGGATGCAGGCGTTAGAGGCGGTACAGAGCTCAATAACGACGATGAGTCATATCCTGTGCCCAGAACATTCTCCGCCGGCCTAAAACTTAATTTCTAA
- a CDS encoding RagB/SusD family nutrient uptake outer membrane protein yields the protein MKKITAIGLVVLPLLMSSCGEDFLNQTDPTKVNVDLFYKNEAQAKQALNGVYGQLQGITNTAYLAGEFQTDNTTIDLNPSDRGGAGGWEAFEFSTVNSGNGEIAAIWNNYYATLYNANLTLEKLVDAEIADGPKKEIEGQLKFLRAYLHFNLVQYFGDAVIVTSTFAVPEPTFDLVRSPQTEVWAQVEKDLKEAIALLPAKYAAAGDKGRATKGAALSLLGKTYLTTKKYADAVTTLKEVTTLGYALNASYADNFDPAPAKKNGPESIFEIQYQGDNDLGEQSSFQYVFAPRVSKGAVTGFAAGGNGGRNSPTNDMIAAYETGDLRKDLSLKTSFTLDGKVYPIPYVAKYNYPHTIVQRTNTNWPVLRYSDVLLMLAESINEQTGPTAEAADYLNQVRKRAGLAATKATSKADFRTAVLKERRVELAFENHRWFDLKRTKTPAEWAAFMNAHGAAERAKPTIDRGNVPFNSTDYVFTENEYLLPIPAPQILINAKLTQNPGY from the coding sequence ATGAAAAAAATTACAGCAATAGGTTTAGTCGTGCTCCCGCTGCTCATGTCCTCCTGTGGCGAAGATTTCCTGAACCAGACCGACCCGACGAAGGTGAATGTCGATTTGTTTTATAAAAATGAAGCACAAGCCAAACAAGCGCTGAATGGTGTTTACGGACAACTTCAAGGCATTACAAACACGGCTTATCTGGCTGGTGAATTCCAAACCGATAATACGACCATTGACCTGAACCCTTCCGATCGGGGTGGCGCGGGCGGCTGGGAAGCATTTGAGTTTTCAACTGTTAATTCTGGCAATGGCGAAATCGCCGCGATTTGGAATAATTACTATGCAACCTTATACAACGCAAATCTCACGCTCGAAAAACTGGTGGATGCAGAGATTGCCGATGGCCCTAAAAAGGAGATTGAAGGTCAATTGAAGTTCCTGAGGGCTTATCTGCATTTCAATCTGGTGCAGTATTTTGGTGATGCAGTAATCGTAACCAGCACATTCGCAGTTCCAGAACCCACTTTTGATCTCGTAAGATCTCCGCAGACGGAAGTTTGGGCGCAGGTGGAAAAAGACCTGAAAGAGGCCATCGCATTGCTTCCTGCAAAATATGCAGCAGCGGGCGACAAAGGACGGGCGACAAAAGGTGCAGCATTGTCGTTGCTTGGCAAAACCTATTTGACCACTAAAAAATATGCGGATGCCGTTACGACACTCAAAGAAGTGACTACGCTCGGTTATGCATTAAACGCGAGTTATGCGGATAACTTCGATCCTGCACCCGCCAAGAAAAACGGGCCCGAGTCGATATTTGAAATACAATATCAGGGGGACAATGACCTTGGCGAGCAGAGCAGTTTTCAGTATGTTTTTGCGCCAAGGGTTTCCAAAGGTGCTGTTACCGGCTTCGCTGCGGGAGGAAATGGCGGCAGAAATTCGCCAACGAATGATATGATAGCGGCTTACGAAACGGGCGACTTGCGGAAAGATCTTTCGCTTAAAACCAGTTTCACGCTCGATGGAAAGGTTTATCCGATCCCATACGTGGCCAAATACAACTATCCGCATACGATTGTTCAGCGAACCAACACAAACTGGCCCGTTTTGCGCTATTCGGATGTTTTGTTAATGCTTGCAGAATCCATTAACGAACAAACGGGACCAACCGCAGAAGCCGCTGACTACCTGAACCAGGTAAGGAAGCGTGCAGGACTGGCAGCGACAAAAGCCACAAGCAAAGCAGACTTCCGGACAGCGGTCCTCAAAGAAAGAAGGGTGGAGCTAGCTTTTGAAAACCACCGCTGGTTTGATTTGAAAAGAACCAAAACCCCTGCGGAGTGGGCAGCATTCATGAATGCACACGGCGCGGCTGAAAGGGCGAAGCCTACCATCGATAGGGGCAATGTTCCTTTTAATTCAACAGATTACGTGTTTACTGAGAACGAATATCTGTTACCAATCCCTGCGCCTCAGATTCTCATTAATGCTAAACTGACGCAAAATCCGGGATATTAA